The Benincasa hispida cultivar B227 chromosome 9, ASM972705v1, whole genome shotgun sequence genome has a segment encoding these proteins:
- the LOC120086229 gene encoding glutathione S-transferase PARB-like — protein sequence MASIRVHGSPISTATARILACLYEKDLDYEFVLLDMKNNEHKKHPFLSINPFGQVPGFQDGDLTIFESRAITQYLAKAYASKGTQLISDDPKKAAIILTWIEVEGHHYDPPAVALSFEHLVKPQFGLGETDPAAVAENETKLGKVLDIYENQLSKNKFLAGDEFSLADLHHIPNVSYLSMTPSKKLFESRPRVNAWVAEITARPSWAKVVALRNQS from the exons ATGGCGAGCATCAGAGTCCATGGAAGCCCCATTTCCACTGCCACAGCTAGAATTCTCGCTTGTCTTTACGAGAAAGATCTCGATTACGAGTTCGTTCTTCTGGACATGAAAAACAACGAGCACAAGAAACATCCCTTTCTCTCCATTAAC CCGTTTGGTCAAGTTCCTGGGTTTCAAGATGGGGATCTCACCATTTTCG AATCAAGGGCCATTACTCAATACTTGGCCAAGGCCTACGCCAGCAAGGGAACCCAATTGATCTCCGACGACCCAAAGAAAGCGGCGATCATATTGACATGGATCGAAGTGGAGGGCCACCATTACGACCCACCGGCGGTGGCTTTATCATTCGAGCATCTAGTCAAGCCCCAATTTGGGCTTGGTGAAACCGATCCTGCAGCAGTGGCGGAGAACGAAACCAAGCTGGGGAAAGTTCTTGACATCTACGAGAATCAGCTTAGCAAAAACAAGTTCTTGGCTGGGGATGAGTTCAGTTTGGCGGATTTGCACCATATCCCCAATGTGAGCTATTTGTCCATGACGCCATCGAAGAAGCTGTTCGAGTCACGGCCACGTGTCAATGCTTGGGTGGCCGAGATCACTGCAAGGCCTTCGTGGGCTAAGGTTGTTGCCTTGCGCAATCAGAGTTAA
- the LOC120086230 gene encoding glutathione S-transferase-like, with protein MASIKVHGVALSTPTCKVLACLYEKDLEFEFINVKMHEGEHKKPPFLSINPFGQIPGFQDGDLTLFESRAITQYISANYANKGTQLIPQDLQKAATVLTWIEVESHHFDPPASKLVYELCLKPKLGWGETDVAVVEQKEAELAKVLDIYEKKLVQSKYLGGESFSLADLHHIPALGSLLETQTKKLFECRPHVNAWVADIMARPAWAKVLALRK; from the exons ATGGCCAGCATCAAAGTCCATGGAGTTGCCCTTTCCACACCCACATGCAAGGTTCTAGCTTGTCTCTATGAAAAAGACCTCGAATTCGAGTTTATCAATGTCAAAATGCACGAAGGAGAACATAAGAAACCCCCCTTTCTCTCCATCAAT CCTTTTGGTCAAATTCCTGGATTCCAAGATGGGGATTTGACACTTTTTG AATCCAGGGCAATCACGCAGTATATCTCAGCAAATTATGCTAATAAAGGAACCCAATTGATTCCCCAAGACCTACAGAAAGCAGCTACGGTATTAACATGGATTGAAGTGGAGAGCCATCATTTTGATCCACCAGCTTCGAAACTTGTGTATGAGCTGTGTTTGAAGCCAAAGCTTGGGTGGGGTGAGACAGATGTTGCAGTGGTTGAGCAAAAGGAAGCTGAGTTAGCTAAAGTTCTTGATATCTATGAAAAGAAGTTGGTTCAATCCAAGTACTTGGGAGGGGAGTCCTTCAGTTTGGCTGATCTGCACCATATCCCAGCCTTAGGATCCTTGTTGGAGACACAGACCAAGAAACTGTTTGAATGTCGGCCCCATGTCAATGCTTGGGTGGCTGATATCATGGCTAGGCCGGCTTGGGCTAAGGTGCTTGCTTTGCGTAAGTAA